Proteins from one Juglans microcarpa x Juglans regia isolate MS1-56 chromosome 1S, Jm3101_v1.0, whole genome shotgun sequence genomic window:
- the LOC121246883 gene encoding uncharacterized protein LOC121246883 — protein MMGSQDSVTNPESSALVVRGNPSNNNNDHRPKKGRPWCDHCRRPGHTKDNCWKIHGKPADWRPSRFANDKEGRGNLASMDEQPPPEPTPVSKEQIEILQKMFSQSLPAPAPTVVGTGSLAQKGLGLGEDDWQC, from the exons ATGATGGGATCTCAAGATTCTGTGACAAATCCTGAGAGTTCAGCACTTGTGGTGAGAGGGAATCCatccaacaacaacaacgatCACAGACCAAAGAAAGGGCGACCATGGTGTGATCATTGTCGACGTCCTGGTCACACCAAGGACAACTGCTGGAAGATTCATGGCAAACCAGCAGATTGGAGGCCTTCCCGGTTTGCCAATGACAAAGAAGGACGAGGCAACCTTGCTTCCATGGATGAACAACCTCCACCCGAACCAACTCCCGTCAGCAAGGAACAGATAGAGATCTTGCAGAAAATGTTCAGCCAATCCTTGCCTGCACCAGCTCCCACTGTAGTTGGTACCGGATCCCTGGCACAAAAAG GTCTTGGACTCGGGGAAGACGATTGGCAGTGCTAA